Proteins encoded together in one Coregonus clupeaformis isolate EN_2021a chromosome 30, ASM2061545v1, whole genome shotgun sequence window:
- the LOC121545479 gene encoding uncharacterized protein LOC121545479 isoform X1, with the protein MRTLILIIFFKWLTAQPSPSISVTCEESEDGIPPEWTEIPQASPSRLRALKVNVLPEDMGAIWLNISWAINIDKSFHNLKGTWIDIGGDTYRCRYEPPLGEVDLSGLEQLWFYYLAPAKPGLHQIITAFNLPSPPIGQYSEFTTYNVPNPELSRPTSIPTVIPNSVTTRNDDEGKPASLLIVYLGCLTGLVALVACSLILYQIYGMHSNSHFTELLKAPEVPVSVLVVYPAENPVFQRAVLAFAEFLQWHGGCQVAIDMWQRGRLAEQGPMRWLAEQAKSAARVMVVSPQPNHCHTGPGEHAVPAAAHDLFSLVLNMVAGHAPSPNELAKFWLVHLGKAPERSGLPVELTSCREFSLMRDLEKLCRHLHQQGTKRPGLAYGEKATGKLMEAVQQLEAWRS; encoded by the exons ATGAGGACCTTGATATTGATTATATTCTTTAAATGGCTTACTGCTCAGCCATCACCCTCAATT AGTGTTACCTGTGAGGAATCAGAAGATG GGATACCACCGGAATGGACAGAGATTCCTCAGGCCAGTCCTTCTCGTCTGCGTGCACTCAAAGTGAATGTTCTGCCTGAAGACATGGGGGCTATTTGGCTGAACATAAGTTGGGCCATCAACATCGACA AAAGCTTTCACAATCTCAAAGGAACTTGGATCGATATAGGGGGTGATACATACCGCTGTCGGTATGAACCACCTTTGGGAGAAGTTGACCTCAGTGGTCTCGAACAG CTGTGGTTCTATTACCTTGCACCTGCAAAGCCAGGGCTCCATCAGATCATCACTGCTTTCAATCTTCCGAGTCCGCCAATTGGTCAATATTCAGAGTTTACGACATATAATGTACCGAACc CTGAGTTGAGTAGGCCTACTTCAATCCCCACTGTGATACCCAACTCTG TTACCACCCGTAATGATGATGAGGGGAAACCAGCAAGCCTTCTAATAGTCTATCTTGGATGCCTAACTGGGCTCGTGGCACTGGTGGCCTGCTCTCTCATTCTGT ATCAAATTTATGGAATGCACTCAAACTCCCACTTCACTGAGCTGCTGAAGGCCCCTGAGGTCCCTGTGTCAGTGCTGGTGGTGTACCCTGCAGAAAACCCTGTCTTCCAGAGAGCTGTGCTAGCTTTTGCTGAGTTCCTCCAGTGGCATGGTGGCTGCCAGGTGGCTATCGACATGTGGCAGCGTGGCAGGCTGGCAGAGCAGGGCCCGATGCGTTGGCTAGCAGAACAGGCCAAATCCGCAGCCAGGGTGATGGTAGTAAGCCCGCAGCCCAACCACTGCCACACTGGCCCAGGGGAACACGCCGTACCAGCCGCAGCTCACGACCTGTTCTCTCTGGTGCTCAACATGGTGGCAGGCCACGCTCCGAGCCCCAACGAGCTGGCCAAGTTCTGGTTGGTGCACCTGGGCAAGGCCCCGGAGAGGAGCGGCCTACCTGTGGAATTGACGTCCTGTAGGGAATTTAGTCTGATGAGGGACTTGGAGAAACTCTGCAGACACTTGCATCAGCAGGGCACCAAAAGACCAGGGTTGGCCTATGGGGAGAAGGCGACAGGGAAGCTGATGGAGGCTGTGCAGCAGTTAGAGGCATG
- the LOC121545479 gene encoding interleukin-17 receptor B isoform X2 encodes MRTLILIIFFKWLTAQPSPSISVTCEESEDGIPPEWTEIPQASPSRLRALKVNVLPEDMGAIWLNISWAINIDKSFHNLKGTWIDIGGDTYRCRYEPPLGEVDLSGLEQLWFYYLAPAKPGLHQIITAFNLPSPPIGQYSEFTTYNVPNLTTRNDDEGKPASLLIVYLGCLTGLVALVACSLILYQIYGMHSNSHFTELLKAPEVPVSVLVVYPAENPVFQRAVLAFAEFLQWHGGCQVAIDMWQRGRLAEQGPMRWLAEQAKSAARVMVVSPQPNHCHTGPGEHAVPAAAHDLFSLVLNMVAGHAPSPNELAKFWLVHLGKAPERSGLPVELTSCREFSLMRDLEKLCRHLHQQGTKRPGLAYGEKATGKLMEAVQQLEAWRS; translated from the exons ATGAGGACCTTGATATTGATTATATTCTTTAAATGGCTTACTGCTCAGCCATCACCCTCAATT AGTGTTACCTGTGAGGAATCAGAAGATG GGATACCACCGGAATGGACAGAGATTCCTCAGGCCAGTCCTTCTCGTCTGCGTGCACTCAAAGTGAATGTTCTGCCTGAAGACATGGGGGCTATTTGGCTGAACATAAGTTGGGCCATCAACATCGACA AAAGCTTTCACAATCTCAAAGGAACTTGGATCGATATAGGGGGTGATACATACCGCTGTCGGTATGAACCACCTTTGGGAGAAGTTGACCTCAGTGGTCTCGAACAG CTGTGGTTCTATTACCTTGCACCTGCAAAGCCAGGGCTCCATCAGATCATCACTGCTTTCAATCTTCCGAGTCCGCCAATTGGTCAATATTCAGAGTTTACGACATATAATGTACCGAACc TTACCACCCGTAATGATGATGAGGGGAAACCAGCAAGCCTTCTAATAGTCTATCTTGGATGCCTAACTGGGCTCGTGGCACTGGTGGCCTGCTCTCTCATTCTGT ATCAAATTTATGGAATGCACTCAAACTCCCACTTCACTGAGCTGCTGAAGGCCCCTGAGGTCCCTGTGTCAGTGCTGGTGGTGTACCCTGCAGAAAACCCTGTCTTCCAGAGAGCTGTGCTAGCTTTTGCTGAGTTCCTCCAGTGGCATGGTGGCTGCCAGGTGGCTATCGACATGTGGCAGCGTGGCAGGCTGGCAGAGCAGGGCCCGATGCGTTGGCTAGCAGAACAGGCCAAATCCGCAGCCAGGGTGATGGTAGTAAGCCCGCAGCCCAACCACTGCCACACTGGCCCAGGGGAACACGCCGTACCAGCCGCAGCTCACGACCTGTTCTCTCTGGTGCTCAACATGGTGGCAGGCCACGCTCCGAGCCCCAACGAGCTGGCCAAGTTCTGGTTGGTGCACCTGGGCAAGGCCCCGGAGAGGAGCGGCCTACCTGTGGAATTGACGTCCTGTAGGGAATTTAGTCTGATGAGGGACTTGGAGAAACTCTGCAGACACTTGCATCAGCAGGGCACCAAAAGACCAGGGTTGGCCTATGGGGAGAAGGCGACAGGGAAGCTGATGGAGGCTGTGCAGCAGTTAGAGGCATG
- the LOC121545479 gene encoding interleukin-17 receptor A isoform X3 → MRTLILIIFFKWLTAQPSPSISVTCEESEDGIPPEWTEIPQASPSRLRALKVNVLPEDMGAIWLNISWAINIDKSFHNLKGTWIDIGGDTYRCRYEPPLGEVDLSGLEQLWFYYLAPAKPGLHQIITAFNLPSPPIGQYSEFTTYNVPNPELSRPTSIPTVIPNSDQIYGMHSNSHFTELLKAPEVPVSVLVVYPAENPVFQRAVLAFAEFLQWHGGCQVAIDMWQRGRLAEQGPMRWLAEQAKSAARVMVVSPQPNHCHTGPGEHAVPAAAHDLFSLVLNMVAGHAPSPNELAKFWLVHLGKAPERSGLPVELTSCREFSLMRDLEKLCRHLHQQGTKRPGLAYGEKATGKLMEAVQQLEAWRS, encoded by the exons ATGAGGACCTTGATATTGATTATATTCTTTAAATGGCTTACTGCTCAGCCATCACCCTCAATT AGTGTTACCTGTGAGGAATCAGAAGATG GGATACCACCGGAATGGACAGAGATTCCTCAGGCCAGTCCTTCTCGTCTGCGTGCACTCAAAGTGAATGTTCTGCCTGAAGACATGGGGGCTATTTGGCTGAACATAAGTTGGGCCATCAACATCGACA AAAGCTTTCACAATCTCAAAGGAACTTGGATCGATATAGGGGGTGATACATACCGCTGTCGGTATGAACCACCTTTGGGAGAAGTTGACCTCAGTGGTCTCGAACAG CTGTGGTTCTATTACCTTGCACCTGCAAAGCCAGGGCTCCATCAGATCATCACTGCTTTCAATCTTCCGAGTCCGCCAATTGGTCAATATTCAGAGTTTACGACATATAATGTACCGAACc CTGAGTTGAGTAGGCCTACTTCAATCCCCACTGTGATACCCAACTCTG ATCAAATTTATGGAATGCACTCAAACTCCCACTTCACTGAGCTGCTGAAGGCCCCTGAGGTCCCTGTGTCAGTGCTGGTGGTGTACCCTGCAGAAAACCCTGTCTTCCAGAGAGCTGTGCTAGCTTTTGCTGAGTTCCTCCAGTGGCATGGTGGCTGCCAGGTGGCTATCGACATGTGGCAGCGTGGCAGGCTGGCAGAGCAGGGCCCGATGCGTTGGCTAGCAGAACAGGCCAAATCCGCAGCCAGGGTGATGGTAGTAAGCCCGCAGCCCAACCACTGCCACACTGGCCCAGGGGAACACGCCGTACCAGCCGCAGCTCACGACCTGTTCTCTCTGGTGCTCAACATGGTGGCAGGCCACGCTCCGAGCCCCAACGAGCTGGCCAAGTTCTGGTTGGTGCACCTGGGCAAGGCCCCGGAGAGGAGCGGCCTACCTGTGGAATTGACGTCCTGTAGGGAATTTAGTCTGATGAGGGACTTGGAGAAACTCTGCAGACACTTGCATCAGCAGGGCACCAAAAGACCAGGGTTGGCCTATGGGGAGAAGGCGACAGGGAAGCTGATGGAGGCTGTGCAGCAGTTAGAGGCATG
- the LOC121545479 gene encoding interleukin-17 receptor A isoform X4 has translation MRTLILIIFFKWLTAQPSPSISVTCEESEDGIPPEWTEIPQASPSRLRALKVNVLPEDMGAIWLNISWAINIDKSFHNLKGTWIDIGGDTYRCRYEPPLGEVDLSGLEQLWFYYLAPAKPGLHQIITAFNLPSPPIGQYSEFTTYNVPNHQIYGMHSNSHFTELLKAPEVPVSVLVVYPAENPVFQRAVLAFAEFLQWHGGCQVAIDMWQRGRLAEQGPMRWLAEQAKSAARVMVVSPQPNHCHTGPGEHAVPAAAHDLFSLVLNMVAGHAPSPNELAKFWLVHLGKAPERSGLPVELTSCREFSLMRDLEKLCRHLHQQGTKRPGLAYGEKATGKLMEAVQQLEAWRS, from the exons ATGAGGACCTTGATATTGATTATATTCTTTAAATGGCTTACTGCTCAGCCATCACCCTCAATT AGTGTTACCTGTGAGGAATCAGAAGATG GGATACCACCGGAATGGACAGAGATTCCTCAGGCCAGTCCTTCTCGTCTGCGTGCACTCAAAGTGAATGTTCTGCCTGAAGACATGGGGGCTATTTGGCTGAACATAAGTTGGGCCATCAACATCGACA AAAGCTTTCACAATCTCAAAGGAACTTGGATCGATATAGGGGGTGATACATACCGCTGTCGGTATGAACCACCTTTGGGAGAAGTTGACCTCAGTGGTCTCGAACAG CTGTGGTTCTATTACCTTGCACCTGCAAAGCCAGGGCTCCATCAGATCATCACTGCTTTCAATCTTCCGAGTCCGCCAATTGGTCAATATTCAGAGTTTACGACATATAATGTACCGAACc ATCAAATTTATGGAATGCACTCAAACTCCCACTTCACTGAGCTGCTGAAGGCCCCTGAGGTCCCTGTGTCAGTGCTGGTGGTGTACCCTGCAGAAAACCCTGTCTTCCAGAGAGCTGTGCTAGCTTTTGCTGAGTTCCTCCAGTGGCATGGTGGCTGCCAGGTGGCTATCGACATGTGGCAGCGTGGCAGGCTGGCAGAGCAGGGCCCGATGCGTTGGCTAGCAGAACAGGCCAAATCCGCAGCCAGGGTGATGGTAGTAAGCCCGCAGCCCAACCACTGCCACACTGGCCCAGGGGAACACGCCGTACCAGCCGCAGCTCACGACCTGTTCTCTCTGGTGCTCAACATGGTGGCAGGCCACGCTCCGAGCCCCAACGAGCTGGCCAAGTTCTGGTTGGTGCACCTGGGCAAGGCCCCGGAGAGGAGCGGCCTACCTGTGGAATTGACGTCCTGTAGGGAATTTAGTCTGATGAGGGACTTGGAGAAACTCTGCAGACACTTGCATCAGCAGGGCACCAAAAGACCAGGGTTGGCCTATGGGGAGAAGGCGACAGGGAAGCTGATGGAGGCTGTGCAGCAGTTAGAGGCATG